From the genome of Candidatus Paceibacterota bacterium, one region includes:
- a CDS encoding zinc-ribbon domain-containing protein yields the protein MAMIKCTECGRDISDQASTCPACGIQLKEIAVETTKPVTIELTSKKWKVIKLFAWPAVILGFLWYISGMQQPVPPTSSGVGAMFLFFGIIGLIVAKLGAWWTNK from the coding sequence ATGGCGATGATAAAATGCACAGAATGCGGAAGGGATATTTCAGACCAGGCGTCTACTTGTCCAGCTTGCGGCATACAACTAAAGGAGATCGCAGTAGAGACGACTAAACCTGTGACAATAGAGTTGACTAGTAAGAAGTGGAAGGTGATAAAGCTTTTTGCATGGCCAGCAGTGATTCTTGGTTTCCTTTGGTATATATCAGGAATGCAACAACCTGTACCCCCAACTTCTTCAGGGGTTGGTGCAATGTTCCTCTTTTTTGGAATAATCGGATTAATAGTTGCAAAGCTTGGAGCTTGGTGGACAAATAAATAA